One stretch of Diabrotica undecimpunctata isolate CICGRU chromosome 5, icDiaUnde3, whole genome shotgun sequence DNA includes these proteins:
- the LOC140441634 gene encoding uncharacterized protein, with amino-acid sequence MKKKVVLVLGILFSCFLKASLAQCSNEEKRAPHPNDCTKFYSCPGNFISSCGPGTHFNPKILACDWPNRAGCQSGGPENPPDSPGESSPPEKLPGPPEEPQGEPEEPPDTPEEPPGPPADPPGKPPGAPSDPAAGPPLM; translated from the exons ATGAAAAAGAAAGTGGTATTGGTATTAGGTATTTTATTCTCATGTTTTCTAAAAG cTTCTTTGGCGCAATGTAGCAATGAAGAAAAACGTGCTCCTCATCCAAATGATTGCACAAAGTTTTATTCATGCCCTGGAAACTTTATATCGTCCTGTGGACCTGGAACTCACTTCAATCCAAAAATATTGGCTTGTGATTGGCCTAACCGAGCTGGATGTCAAAGTGGAGGACCTGAAAACCCTCCGGATTCACCTGGGGAATCTTCTCCGCCTGAAAAACTTCCAGGTCCACCTGAAGAACCTCAAGGTGAACCTGAAGAACCTCCAGATACACCTGAAGAACCTCCAGGTCCACCTGCAGATCCACCAGGTAAGCCTCCAGGCGCACCTTCAGATCCAGCTGCTGGACCACCACTGATGTAA
- the LOC140441631 gene encoding uncharacterized protein — translation MDKKVVSVLTVTLACFLKDSLAKCTEGDITIPYPGDCTKFYMCPGNFVMTCAPGTEFDAKLFVCNYPSAANCQANKRPERTKTKHAGPPVTPSGPPMKPPGPPVGPTGHHTKPPGQSVGPPGPPVKSPGPSVKPPGPPVKLTSPPTLRPPVQPTAPHTKPPGEPVGPPGPPVKPTGLPVKPPGPPVGPTDPHTKPTGQPTGPPIPPVTSPSLPVKPSGPPVGPTDHHTKPTGVPVGLPGPPVKPPSPPYRPTSPHTGQPVELPAPPVKSPRPPVQLTAPYTKPPGEPVGLPAPPVKSPRPPVKPTGPPVQPTAPHTQPPGEPVGPPGPPVKPPDSSVKSPSPSVGPTGSHTKPTGQPTGPPIPPVTSPSLPVKPSGPPVGPTDHHTKPTGVPVGLPGPPVKPPSPPYRPTSPHTGQPVELPAPPVKSPRPPVQLTAPYTKPPGEPVGPDNPPVTLPSLPVKPSGPSFKPTSPHSEPTRTGKPVEAPSLPVKQPGPPVEPPGTPVKPTSHHTKPPGQTVVTPAPPVKPPGPPVGPTDHHTKPPGIPVGPPAPPVKLPDSPVETTAPHTKPPGQPVGLPAPPVKSPRPPVKPTGPPVQPTAPHTQQPGQPVGPPGPPVKPDSSVKSPSPSVGPTGSHTKPPVQPVGPPGPPIQPTAPHTKPHDETVKPPGPPVKPPGSPVKPPGPSVKHASAPVEPTAPHTKPPNQPVELTDSHTKTPGQLVGSPIPAVKPSGSSFGHTGTHSKSTGQPVGPPNPHVTPPSLPVKPSGPSFKPTSPHSEPTRTGKPVEAPSLPVKPPGPPVEPPGTPVKPTSHHTKPPVQTVVTPAPPVKPPGPPVGPTDHHTKPPGVPVGPPAPPVKLPDSPVETTAPHTKPPGQPVGLPAPPVKSPRPPVKPTGPPVQPTAPHTQQPGEPVGPPGPPVKPPDSSVKSPSPSVGPTGSHTKPTGQPTGPPIPPVTSPSLPVKPSGPPVGPTDHHTKPTGVPVGLPGPPVKPPSPPYRPTSPHTGQPVELPAPPVKSPRPPVQLTAPYTKPPGEPVGPPGSPVKPPDSPVKSPGPSDGPTSHTKPPGQPVGPDNPPVTPPSLPVKHSGPSFKPTSPHSEPTRTGKPVEAPSLPVKPPGPPVEPPGTPVKPTSHHTKPPGQTVVTPAPPVKPPGPPVGPTDHHTKPPGVPVGPPAPPVKLPDSPVETTAPHTKPPGQPVGLPAPPVKSPRPPVKPTGPPVQPTAPHTQPPGEPVGPPGPPVKPPDSSVKSPSPSVGPTGSHTKPPVQPVGPPGPPIQPTAPHTKPHDETVKPPGPPVKPPGSPVKPPGPSVKHASAPVEPTAPHTKPPNQPVELTDSHTKTPGQLVGSPIPAVKPSGSSFGHTGTHSKSTGQPVGPPNPHVTPPSLPVKPSGPSFKPTSPHSEPTRTGKPVEAPSLPVKPPGPPVEPPGTPVKPTSHHTKPPVQTVVTPAPPVKPPGPPVGPTDHHTKPPGVPVGPPAPPVKLPDSPVETTAPHTKPPGQPVGLPAPPVKSPRPPVKPTGPPVQPTAPHTQQPGEPVGPPGPPVKPPDSSVKSPSPSVGPTGSHTKPTGQPTWPPIPPVTSPSLPVKPSGPPVGPTDHHTKPTGVPVGLPGPPVKPPSPPYRPTSPHTGQPVELPAPPVKSPRPPVQLTAPYTKPPGEPVGPPGSPVKPPDSPVKSPGPSDGPTSHTKPPGQPVGPDNPPVTPPSLPVKHSGPSFKPTSPHSEPTRTGKPVEAPSLPVKPPGPPVEPPGTPVKPTSHHTKPPGQTVVTPAPPVKPPGPPVGPTDHHTKPPGVPVGPPAPPVKLPDSPVETTAPHTKPPGQPVGLPAPPVKSPRPPVKPTGPPVQPTAPHTQPPGEPVGPPGPPVKPPDSSVKSPSPSVGPTGSHTKPPVQPVGPPGPPIQPTAPHTKPHDETVKPPGPPVKPPGSPVKPPGPSVKHASAPVEPTAPHTKPPNQPVELTVSHTKTPGQPTGPPIPPVTSPSLPVKPSGPPVGPTDHHTKPTGVPVGLPGPPVKPPSPPYRPTSPHTGQPVELPAPPVKSPRPPVQLTAPYTKPPGEPVGPPGSPVKPPDSPVKSPGPSDGPTSHTKPPGQPVGPDNPPVTPPSLPVKPSGPSFKPTSPHSEPTRTGKPVEAPSLPVKPTGPPVEPPGTPVKPTSHHTKPPGQTVVTPAPPVKPPGPPVGPTDHHTKPPGVPVGPPAPPVKLPDSPVETTAPHTKPPGQPVGLPAPPVKSPRPPVKPTGPPVQPTAPHTQPPGEPVGPPGPPVKPPDSSVKSPSPSVGPTGSHTKPPVQPVGPPGPPIQPTAPHTKPHDETVKPPGPPVKPPGSPVKPPGPSVKHASAPVEPTAPHTKPPNQPVELTDSHTKTPGQPVGSPGPAVKPSGSSFGHTGSHSKSTGQPVGPPNPHVTPPSLPVKPSGPSFKPTNPHSEPTRTVKPVEAPSLPVKPPGPPVEPPGTPVKPTSHHAKPPSQPVGSPSPPVNPPGPPVKPPGQPAGPTGHHTIPPDVHVGPPAPPVEPPGSPVKPTVSPVKPPGPPVGPTGSHTKPPGQPVGSHGPPDKPPGQTVNNPGPLGLTLKLPGPPVGPIDTYTKLLDIPVGPPSIPVKPPGPSVEPASAPVEPTPPPTKPPSQSIGPAGLPVKPPGSPVKPPGSPVKPPGPPVGPTGSHTKPPGQPVGPPGPSVKPPGPPIRPTSPHTNPPGQPVGPPAPPVKPPGQTVKPPGPPVQPTALYTKPIGEPFGPPGPPVKPTGSPVKPSGSPVGPTGSHTKPPGPSVKSSGPPVNPPDPYGNPSYPSVGLTAPHIKPPSQPVEAPSHVQPPDSFMKPPGPPVKPTGLPIRSLSPIVEPSDPSVGTHIPPVKPPRKD, via the coding sequence AAACCAACCGGTCAACCTACTGGACCACCTATTCCACCTGTAACATCACCTAGTCTACCTGTGAAACCTTCAGGTCCACCTGTGGGACCTACAGATCACCATACTAAACCAACTGGTGTACCTGTTGGACTGCCTGGTCCACCTGTGAAACCTCCAAGTCCACCTTATAGACCTACGAGTCCTCATACCGGTCAACCTGTTGAACTCCCTGCTCCTCCTGTGAAATCACCTAGACCACCCGTTCAACTTACCGCTCCTTATACTAAACCACCCGGTGAACCTGTTGGACTACCTGCACCTCCTGTGAAATCGCCTAGACCACCTGTGAAACCTACAGGTCCACCCGTTCAACCTACCGCTCCTCATACTCAACCACCCGGTGAACCTGTTGGTCCGCCTGGTCCACCTGTAAAACCACCCGATTCATCTGTAAAATCTCCCAGTCCATCTGTTGGACCTACGGGTTCTCATACTAAACCAACCGGTCAACCTACTGGACCACCTATTCCACCTGTAACATCACCTAGTCTACCTGTGAAACCTTCAGGTCCACCTGTGGGACCTACAGATCACCATACTAAACCAACTGGTGTACCTGTTGGACTGCCTGGTCCACCTGTAAAACCTCCAAGTCCACCTTATAGACCTACGAGTCCTCATACCGGTCAACCTGTTGAACTCCCTGCTCCTCCTGTGAAATCACCTAGACCACCCGTTCAACTTACCGCTCCTTATACTAAACCACCCGGTGAACCTGTTGGACCAGATAATCCACCTGTAACACTACCTAGTCTACCTGTGAAACCTTCAGGTCCATCTTTTAAACCTACGAGTCCTCATTCAGAACCAACCAGAACAGGTAAACCTGTTGAAGCGCCTAGTCTACCTGTGAAACAACCTGGTCCACCTGTGGAACCTCCAGGTACACCTGTTAAACCTACGAGTCATCATACTAAACCACCTGGTCAAACTGTTGTAACACCTGCTCCACCTGTGAAACCTCCAGGTCCACCTGTGGGACCTACAGATCACCATACTAAACCTCCTGGTATACCTGTTGGACCACCTGCTCCACCTGTTAAACTTCCAGATTCACCTGTTGAAACAACGGCTCCTCATACTAAGCCACCCGGTCAACCTGTTGGCCTACCTGCTCCTCCTGTGAAATCGCCTAGACCACCTGTGAAACCTACAGGTCCACCCGTTCAACCTACCGCTCCTCATACTCAACAACCCGGTCAACCTGTTGGTCCGCCTGGTCCACCTGTAAAACCCGATTCATCTGTGAAATCTCCCAGTCCATCTGTTGGACCTACGGGTTCTCATACTAAACCACCCGTTCAACCTGTTGGACCTCCAGGTCCACCTATTCAACCTACGGCTCCTCATACTAAACCACACGATGAAACTGTTAAACCACCTGGTCCACCTGTGAAACCACCCGGTTCACCTGTAAAACCACCTGGTCCATCTGTGAAACATGCAAGTGCACCTGTTGAACCAACGGCTCCTCATACTAAACCACCCAATCAACCTGTTGAACTTACGGATTCTCATACTAAAACACCCGGTCAACTTGTTGGATCGCCTATTCCCGCTGTGAAACCTTCAGGATCGTCTTTTGGACACACAGGTACTCATTCTAAATCAACCGGTCAACCTGTTGGACCACCTAATCCACATGTAACACCACCTAGTCTACCTGTGAAACCTTCAGGTCCATCTTTTAAACCTACGAGTCCTCATTCAGAACCAACCAGAACAGGTAAACCTGTTGAAGCGCCTAGTCTACCTGTGAAACCACCTGGTCCACCTGTGGAACCTCCAGGTACACCTGTTAAACCTACGAGTCATCATACTAAACCACCTGTTCAAACTGTTGTAACACCTGCTCCACCTGTGAAACCTCCAGGTCCACCTGTGGGACCTACAGATCACCATACTAAACCTCCTGGTGTACCTGTTGGACCACCTGCTCCACCTGTTAAACTTCCAGATTCACCTGTTGAAACAACGGCTCCTCATACTAAGCCACCCGGTCAACCTGTTGGCCTACCTGCTCCTCCTGTGAAATCGCCTAGACCACCTGTGAAACCTACAGGTCCACCCGTTCAACCTACCGCTCCTCATACTCAACAACCCGGTGAACCTGTTGGTCCGCCTGGTCCACCTGTAAAACCACCCGATTCATCTGTGAAATCTCCCAGTCCATCTGTTGGACCTACGGGTTCTCATACTAAACCAACCGGTCAACCTACTGGGCCACCTATTCCACCTGTAACATCACCTAGTCTACCTGTGAAACCTTCAGGTCCACCTGTGGGACCTACAGATCACCATACTAAACCAACTGGTGTACCTGTTGGACTGCCTGGTCCACCTGTGAAACCTCCAAGTCCACCTTATAGACCTACGAGTCCTCATACCGGTCAACCTGTTGAACTCCCTGCTCCTCCTGTGAAATCACCTAGACCACCCGTTCAACTTACCGCTCCTTATACTAAACCACCCGGTGAACCTGTTGGTCCACCTGGTTCACCTGTAAAACCACCCGATTCACCTGTGAAATCTCCAGGTCCATCTGATGGACCTACTTCTCATACTAAACCACCCGGCCAACCTGTTGGACCAGATAATCCACCTGTAACACCACCTAGTCTACCTGTGAAACATTCAGGTCCATCTTTTAAACCTACGAGTCCTCATTCAGAACCAACCAGAACAGGTAAACCTGTTGAAGCGCCTAGTCTACCTGTGAAACCACCTGGTCCACCTGTGGAACCTCCAGGTACACCTGTTAAACCTACGAGTCATCATACTAAACCACCTGGTCAAACTGTTGTAACACCTGCTCCACCTGTGAAACCTCCAGGTCCACCTGTTGGACCTACAGATCACCATACTAAACCTCCTGGTGTACCTGTTGGACCACCTGCTCCACCTGTTAAACTTCCAGATTCACCTGTTGAAACAACGGCTCCTCATACTAAGCCACCCGGTCAACCTGTTGGCCTACCTGCTCCTCCTGTGAAATCGCCTAGACCACCTGTGAAACCTACAGGTCCACCCGTTCAACCTACCGCTCCTCATACTCAACCACCCGGTGAACCTGTTGGTCCGCCTGGTCCACCTGTAAAACCACCCGATTCATCTGTGAAATCTCCCAGTCCATCTGTTGGACCTACGGGTTCTCATACTAAACCACCCGTTCAACCTGTTGGACCTCCAGGTCCACCTATTCAACCTACGGCTCCTCATACTAAACCACACGATGAAACTGTTAAACCACCTGGTCCACCTGTGAAACCACCCGGTTCACCTGTAAAACCACCTGGTCCATCTGTGAAACATGCAAGTGCACCTGTTGAACCAACGGCTCCTCATACTAAACCACCCAATCAACCTGTTGAACTTACGGATTCTCATACTAAAACACCCGGTCAACTTGTTGGATCGCCTATTCCCGCTGTGAAACCTTCAGGATCGTCTTTTGGACACACAGGTACTCATTCTAAATCAACCGGTCAACCTGTTGGACCACCTAATCCACATGTAACACCACCTAGTCTACCTGTGAAACCTTCAGGTCCATCTTTTAAACCTACGAGTCCTCATTCAGAACCAACCAGAACAGGTAAACCTGTTGAAGCGCCTAGTCTACCTGTGAAACCACCTGGTCCACCTGTGGAACCTCCAGGTACACCTGTTAAACCTACGAGTCATCATACTAAACCACCTGTTCAAACTGTTGTAACACCTGCTCCACCTGTGAAACCTCCAGGTCCACCTGTGGGACCTACAGATCACCATACTAAACCTCCTGGTGTACCTGTTGGACCACCTGCTCCACCTGTTAAACTTCCAGATTCACCTGTTGAAACAACGGCTCCTCATACTAAGCCACCCGGTCAACCTGTTGGCCTACCTGCTCCTCCTGTGAAATCGCCTAGACCACCTGTGAAACCTACAGGTCCACCCGTTCAACCTACCGCTCCTCATACTCAACAACCCGGTGAACCTGTTGGTCCGCCTGGTCCACCTGTAAAACCACCCGATTCATCTGTGAAATCTCCCAGTCCATCTGTTGGACCTACGGGTTCTCATACTAAACCAACCGGTCAACCTACTTGGCCACCTATTCCACCTGTAACATCACCTAGTCTACCTGTGAAACCTTCAGGTCCACCTGTGGGACCTACAGATCACCATACTAAACCAACTGGTGTACCTGTTGGACTGCCTGGTCCACCTGTGAAACCTCCAAGTCCACCTTATAGACCTACGAGTCCTCATACCGGTCAACCTGTTGAACTCCCTGCTCCTCCTGTGAAATCACCTAGACCACCCGTTCAACTTACCGCTCCTTATACTAAACCACCCGGTGAACCTGTTGGTCCACCTGGTTCACCTGTAAAACCACCCGATTCACCTGTGAAATCTCCAGGTCCATCTGATGGACCTACTTCTCATACTAAACCACCCGGCCAACCTGTTGGACCAGATAATCCACCTGTAACACCACCTAGTCTACCTGTGAAACATTCAGGTCCATCTTTTAAACCTACGAGTCCTCATTCAGAACCAACCAGAACAGGTAAACCTGTTGAAGCGCCTAGTCTACCTGTGAAACCACCTGGTCCACCTGTGGAACCTCCAGGTACACCTGTTAAACCTACGAGTCATCATACTAAACCACCTGGTCAAACTGTTGTAACACCTGCTCCACCTGTGAAACCTCCAGGTCCACCTGTTGGACCTACAGATCACCATACTAAACCTCCTGGTGTACCTGTTGGACCACCTGCTCCACCTGTTAAACTTCCAGATTCACCTGTTGAAACAACGGCTCCTCATACTAAGCCACCCGGTCAACCTGTTGGCCTACCTGCTCCTCCTGTAAAATCGCCTAGACCACCTGTGAAACCTACAGGTCCACCCGTTCAACCTACCGCTCCTCATACTCAACCACCCGGTGAACCTGTTGGTCCGCCTGGTCCACCTGTAAAACCACCCGATTCATCTGTGAAATCTCCCAGTCCATCTGTTGGACCTACGGGTTCTCATACTAAACCACCCGTTCAACCTGTTGGACCTCCAGGTCCACCTATTCAACCTACGGCTCCTCATACTAAACCACACGATGAAACTGTTAAACCACCTGGTCCACCTGTGAAACCACCCGGTTCACCTGTAAAACCACCTGGTCCATCTGTGAAACATGCAAGTGCACCTGTTGAACCAACGGCTCCTCATACTAAACCACCCAATCAACCTGTTGAACTTACGGTTTCTCATACTAAAACACCCGGGCAACCTACTGGACCACCTATTCCACCTGTAACATCACCTAGTCTACCTGTGAAACCTTCAGGTCCACCTGTGGGACCTACAGATCACCATACTAAACCAACTGGTGTACCTGTTGGACTGCCTGGTCCACCTGTGAAACCTCCAAGTCCACCTTATAGACCTACGAGTCCTCATACCGGTCAACCTGTTGAACTCCCTGCTCCTCCTGTGAAATCACCTAGACCACCCGTTCAACTTACCGCTCCTTATACTAAACCACCCGGTGAACCTGTTGGTCCACCTGGTTCACCTGTAAAACCACCCGATTCACCTGTGAAATCTCCAGGTCCATCTGATGGACCTACTTCTCATACTAAACCACCCGGCCAACCTGTTGGACCAGATAATCCACCTGTAACACCACCTAGTCTACCTGTGAAACCTTCAGGTCCATCTTTTAAACCTACGAGTCCTCATTCAGAACCAACCAGAACAGGTAAACCTGTTGAAGCGCCTAGTCTACCTGTGAAACCAACTGGTCCACCTGTGGAACCTCCAGGTACACCTGTTAAACCTACGAGTCATCATACTAAACCACCTGGTCAAACTGTTGTAACACCTGCTCCACCTGTGAAACCTCCAGGTCCACCTGTGGGACCTACAGATCACCATACTAAACCTCCTGGTGTACCTGTAGGACCACCTGCTCCACCTGTTAAACTTCCAGATTCACCTGTTGAAACAACGGCTCCTCATACTAAGCCACCCGGTCAACCTGTTGGCCTACCTGCTCCTCCTGTGAAATCGCCTAGACCACCTGTGAAACCTACAGGTCCACCCGTTCAACCTACCGCTCCTCATACTCAACCACCCGGTGAACCTGTTGGTCCGCCTGGTCCACCTGTAAAACCACCCGATTCATCTGTGAAATCTCCCAGTCCATCTGTTGGACCTACGGGTTCTCATACTAAACCACCCGTTCAACCTGTTGGACCTCCAGGTCCACCTATTCAACCTACGGCTCCTCATACTAAACCACACGATGAAACTGTTAAACCGCCTGGTCCACCTGTGAAACCACCCGGTTCACCTGTAAAACCACCTGGTCCATCTGTGAAACATGCAAGTGCACCTGTTGAACCAACGGCTCCTCATACTAAACCACCCAATCAACCTGTTGAACTTACGGATTCTCATACTAAAACACCCGGTCAACCTGTTGGATCGCCTGGTCCCGCTGTGAAACCTTCAGGATCGTCTTTTGGACACACAGGTTCTCATTCTAAATCAACCGGTCAACCTGTTGGACCACCTAATCCACATGTAACACCACCTAGTCTACCTGTGAAACCTTCAGGTCCATCTTTTAAACCTACGAATCCTCATTCAGAACCAACCAGAACAGTTAAACCTGTTGAAGCGCCTAGTCTACCTGTGAAACCACCTGGTCCACCTGTGGAACCTCCAGGTACACCTGTTAAACCTACGAGTCATCATGCTAAACCACCCAGTCAACCTGTTGGATCACCTAGTCCACCTGTGAATCCACCTGGTCCACCTGTGAAACCTCCAGGTCAGCCTGCTGGACCTACGGGTCACCATACTATACCACCCGATGTACATGTTGGACCCCCTGCTCCACCTGTGGAACCACCCGGTTCACCTGTCAAACCAACCGTCTCACCTGTAAAACCTCCAGGTCCACCTGTTGGACCTACGGGTTCTCATACTAAACCACCCGGTCAACCTGTTGGATCACATGGTCCACCTGATAAACCACCTGGACAAACTGTGAACAATCCAGGCCCACTCGGTTTAACTTTGAAACTTCCAGGTCCACCTGTTGGGCCTATTGATACTTATACTAAACTTCTCGATATACCTGTTGGACCCCCTTCTATACCTGTGAAACCACCTGGTCCATCTGTGGAACCAGCAAGTGCACCCGTTGAACCAACGCCTCCTCCTACTAAACCACCTAGTCAATCTATTGGACCAGCTGGTCTACCTGTGAAACCACCCGGTTCACCAGTGAAACCACCCGGTTCACCTGTGAAACCTCCGGGTCCACCTGTTGGACCTACGGGTTCTCATACTAAACCACCCGGTCAACCTGTTGGACCGCCTGGTCCATCAGTGAAACCTCCAGGTCCACCTATTAGACCTACGAGTCCTCATACTAACCCACCCGGTCAACCTGTTGGACCCCCTGCTCCACCTGTGAAACCACCTGGACAAACTGTGAAACCTCCAGGTCCACCTGTTCAACCTACGGCTCTTTATACTAAACCAATCGGTGAACCTTTTGGACCGCCCGGTCCACCTGTAAAACCAACCGGTTCACCTGTGAAACCTTCAGGTTCACCTGTTGGACCTACGGGTTCTCATACGAAACCACCTGGTCCATCTGTGAAATCATCTGGTCCACCTGTGAATCCTCCAGATCCATATGGGAATCCTTCATATCCATCTGTTGGACTTACTGCTCCTCATATTAAACCACCGAGTCAACCTGTTGAAGCACCGAGCCACGTGCAACCACCTGATTCATTTATGAAACCACCTGGTCCACCTGTGAAGCCTACTGGTTTACCTATTAGATCTTTAAGCCCAATAGTGGAACCTTCTGACCCATCTGTTGGAACTCATATACCACCTGTGAAACCCCCGAGAAAAGATTGA